GCCTAATCTATTGTAATAATCTACTCTTTTAGATAAATTTTCCATTTCTTTTTCTGAAAAAGCAGGACAAACAATTCCACATTCATAGTATGAAACTTCATGTCCTGTTTCTTTTTCAATCTGCTGCACAAAATCTTTGTACATCTCTCTGGATTCAACGGAAAAATTTAGAAAAACTCCAGTTAAACCTTCTGCTTGAGGGGCAAGCATACCACCTGCTGCCCAAGATGCTCCTCTTCCAAGCACTTTTTTTTCTAAAATCGTAATTTCATAACCTAATTTGTTCAATTCTCTTGCTATCGAAAGTCCTATAATTCCACCACCAATGATTATACCTTTCAACTATACACTCCTAAAAATCTACTTTTAAGCCATCATAAGCAGCTATTACTTTTAAGCCTGTTCTGTCTGACATTTCTTTTGCAACCTTAGAAGGTGTATGCTTTAACATCTGTATACTGAAATGTGTCAAAATAGTTAGCTTAGGCTTTACTTTTTTGATTATCCTTTCTACATCTTCGGCAGAAAGATGATAATAATTTAAATTAGACTTTACAAATGTAGTGTTAAAAACCATAACATCGGGATTTTCTGGGTAGGCATATAACATATCTTCATAAAATCTTCCACAAGCTACATATATAAAAACTTTGTTGTTATATTCAAACTGTAAGCTATAGGTATCTGCGCCTTGGTGTATGTGCTTGATTGAGGGTTTTATTTTTATATTTTCGTATTCAATGATTTTTCCAAGCTCTGTAATCTCAATTTTTTTAAAGCCTTTTTTAGTGTATTTTAAAACAACCGGGTCATCTCCATCTACTGCATCTATTGGAGCAAGTAATAAATCTAACTTATTTTTATTGCTATCTGTGGCAGACTCTACGACAGATGCTATATCTGCTACATGGTCTAAATGTCTATGGGATAAAACTATTGCGTTTAAATCTTTTGGTTCTAATCCTCTCTCAAAAATTCTAATTAAGCTTCCAGGTCCTGGGTCTATCAGGATGTTTTTACCAGCAAAATGAAGCCACATTCCTCCCGAATGTCTTAATTGTCTAAATACTACAGTTCTACCACCACCAGTGCCAAGAAAAATTATGTAATCTAAAATATTAACCTTCCTCCTTCTACAGGAATTAAAGCTCCTGTTGTAAAATCAGTTTCTATTAAATATTTTACAGCTTTAAAGACTTCTTTACCACCCGCCCATTTTTTAAGTAATGTCTTTTGAAGCGGCTTTTCTATATCATCTAAACCTTCTGCTGGTATGATCGG
This is a stretch of genomic DNA from Sulfurihydrogenibium sp. YO3AOP1. It encodes these proteins:
- a CDS encoding MBL fold metallo-hydrolase; its protein translation is MWLHFAGKNILIDPGPGSLIRIFERGLEPKDLNAIVLSHRHLDHVADIASVVESATDSNKNKLDLLLAPIDAVDGDDPVVLKYTKKGFKKIEITELGKIIEYENIKIKPSIKHIHQGADTYSLQFEYNNKVFIYVACGRFYEDMLYAYPENPDVMVFNTTFVKSNLNYYHLSAEDVERIIKKVKPKLTILTHFSIQMLKHTPSKVAKEMSDRTGLKVIAAYDGLKVDF